A window from Mycobacterium saskatchewanense encodes these proteins:
- a CDS encoding aldehyde dehydrogenase family protein produces the protein MMTTESVAPKTSGSANGAPTPPPVDIPATVARLRKTFATGRTRDIEWRRRQLLQLQKLMEENEDAIGAALVEDLDRHPFEAYIADVATTAGEAKYAAKRVRRWTRRRYKLLEIPQLPGRGWVEYEPYGTVLIIGAWNYPFYLTLGPAVGAIAAGNAVILKPSEIAPASSRLMAELVPRYLDSDAIAVVEGDGSVSQELIAQGLDRVMFTGGTEIGRKVYEGAAPHLTPCTLELGGKSPVIVAADADIDVAAKRIAWMKLLNNGQTCVAPDYVIADAQIRDELVDKIAAAINKFTSDRPNGVRIVNQRQFDRISGYLSGGDGRVAVGGSCDRASLRIQPAVVVDPDPDGPLMQNEIFGPVLPVITVRSLDEAIRFVNSRAKPLAAYLFTKARETRERVIKEVPAGGMLVNHIAFQVSTAKLPFGGVGASGMGAYHGKYGFEEFSHRKSVLTKPTRPDLSSFIYPPYTQRAFKMARRMF, from the coding sequence ATGATGACCACCGAATCGGTTGCACCCAAGACATCCGGATCCGCCAACGGAGCGCCGACACCCCCGCCGGTCGACATCCCCGCCACGGTCGCCCGGCTTCGCAAGACGTTCGCCACCGGACGCACCCGCGACATCGAATGGCGCAGGAGGCAGCTTCTGCAGTTGCAGAAGCTGATGGAGGAGAACGAGGACGCGATCGGCGCCGCGCTCGTCGAGGATCTGGACCGGCACCCGTTCGAGGCCTACATCGCCGATGTCGCCACGACCGCCGGGGAAGCGAAGTATGCGGCCAAGCGCGTGCGCAGGTGGACGCGCCGCCGCTACAAACTGCTGGAAATCCCGCAGCTGCCCGGGCGGGGTTGGGTGGAATACGAGCCGTACGGCACCGTGCTGATCATCGGCGCCTGGAACTACCCCTTCTACCTGACGCTGGGCCCGGCGGTGGGCGCGATCGCCGCGGGGAACGCGGTCATTCTCAAGCCCTCGGAGATCGCCCCCGCGTCGTCACGCCTCATGGCCGAGCTGGTGCCGCGCTACCTCGACAGTGATGCGATCGCGGTGGTCGAGGGGGACGGATCGGTCAGCCAGGAGCTGATCGCGCAGGGCCTGGACCGCGTGATGTTCACCGGCGGCACCGAGATCGGCCGCAAGGTCTACGAGGGCGCCGCGCCGCACCTCACCCCGTGCACGCTGGAGTTGGGCGGTAAGAGCCCGGTGATCGTGGCGGCCGACGCCGACATCGACGTCGCCGCCAAGCGGATCGCCTGGATGAAACTGCTCAACAACGGACAGACCTGTGTGGCACCGGATTACGTGATTGCGGACGCACAGATCCGCGACGAGCTCGTGGACAAGATTGCCGCCGCCATCAACAAGTTCACGTCCGACAGGCCCAACGGTGTGCGGATCGTCAACCAGCGCCAGTTCGACCGGATCAGCGGTTACCTGTCCGGTGGGGACGGCAGGGTCGCCGTCGGCGGTAGTTGCGATCGTGCCAGCCTGCGCATCCAACCGGCGGTGGTGGTCGACCCCGATCCCGACGGCCCCTTGATGCAGAACGAGATATTCGGCCCGGTCCTGCCGGTCATCACCGTCCGATCCCTGGACGAGGCAATACGTTTCGTCAATTCGCGCGCAAAGCCGTTGGCGGCGTACCTGTTCACCAAAGCGCGTGAGACGCGCGAACGGGTGATCAAAGAGGTGCCGGCGGGGGGCATGCTCGTCAACCACATCGCCTTTCAGGTGTCGACGGCCAAGCTGCCGTTCGGCGGCGTCGGCGCGTCGGGCATGGGCGCCTACCACGGAAAGTACGGATTCGAGGAGTTCAGCCACCGCAAGTCGGTGCTGACCAAACCGACACGGCCCGACCTG